Proteins encoded in a region of the Coffea eugenioides isolate CCC68of chromosome 4, Ceug_1.0, whole genome shotgun sequence genome:
- the LOC113769266 gene encoding uncharacterized protein LOC113769266, producing MHLSPLPLSERVNLDSAKRADFVKKLHEQVRINIERRTDQIAQRVNKGRQRMVFEPGDWMWMHLHKERFPVQRPNKLLPRGDGPFQVLKRINDNAYKLDLPAAYNVSATFNDLSPFLADDEADLRTNPFQEEGNDTNQYVPFDKVRVPLGPVTRALAKRLREELQGLVREV from the exons atgc ATTTATCACCTTTACCTCTATCTGAGCGAGTCAACTTAGACAGTGCCAAGAGAGCagattttgtgaagaaattaCATGAGCAGGTTCGCATAAACATTGAGCGAAGGACGGATCAAATTGCTCAACGAGTTAACAAAGGGCGCCAACGCATGGTGTTTGAGCCTGGTGATTGGATGTGGATGCATCTGCACAAGGAGAGATTTCCTGTCCAAAGGCCCAATAAACTACTTCCACGAGGAGATGGACCGTTTCAAGTCCTTAAGCGCATtaatgacaatgcctacaagCTAGATCTTCCTGCTGCGTACAATGTGAGTGCTACATTTAATGACCTTTCCCCCTTTCTTGCAGATGATGAagctgatttgaggacaaatccttttcaagaggaggggaatgatacaaATCAATATGTGCCATTCGACAAGGTTCGAGTTCCTCTAGGACCGGTGACGCGAGCTCTAGCTAAAAGGCTACGAGAGGAACTTCAAGGGCTTGTTCGCGAGGTGTAA